One genomic segment of Sminthopsis crassicaudata isolate SCR6 chromosome 4, ASM4859323v1, whole genome shotgun sequence includes these proteins:
- the LOC141565912 gene encoding breast cancer metastasis-suppressor 1-like: MSGQPLSKDTRAMEADGDWDSAREMNGLEEGSEYEQSASQTESNGESSDMDDEDYERRRVECLDEMSDLKKQFSELKEKLFKERLSQVRSQLEEVGAERAPEYTEPLGALQRSLKVRIQMAGINKGFCLDVIRNKYECELQGARQHLESERLLLYDALQRELQERIQRLEEDRRSIDINSEWWDDKLHPRGSSRSWESLKSGKRKKAPLVSGPYIVYMLEDMDILEDWRAIKKAKVAVSPQKRKPEGQNT; the protein is encoded by the exons ATGTCAGGCCAGCCTTTGAGCAAAGACACCAGGGCCATGGAGGCGGATGGGGACTGGGACTCTGCCCGGGAGATGAACGGGCTGGAGGAGGGCAGCGAGTACGAGCAGAGTGCCAGCCAGACCGAGTCCAATGGGGAGAGCTCAGACATGGACGACGAGGACTATGAGAGGCGCCGGGTCGAGTGCCTTGACGAGATGTCGGACCTGAAGAAGCAGTTCTCCGAACTGAAGGAGAAGCTGTTCAAGGAGCGGCTGAGCCAGGTGCGCTCCCAGCTGGAGGAGGTCGGGGCCGAGCGCGCCCCGGAGTACACAGAGCCGCTGGGGGCGCTGCAACGGAGCCTCAAGGTTCGGatccagatggcaggcattaaCAAGGGCTTCTGTCTGGACGTGATCAGGAACAAGTACGAGTGTGAGCTTCAGGGAGCCCGGCAGCACCTGGAGAGCGAGCGGCTGCTGCTGTACGACGCCCTGCAGAGGGAGCTCCAGGAGCGGATTCAGCGGCTCGAGGAGGACCGGCGGAGCATCGACATCAACTCTGAATGGTGGGATGACAAGCTGCACCCACGAGGGAGCTCGAGGTCCTGGGAGTCTCTGAAGtctgggaagaggaagaaggcgCCCCTGGTCTCTGGACCTTATATAGTGTACATGCTGGAGGACATGGACATTCTGGAGGACTGGAGGGCCATTAAGAAGGCCAAGGTGGCGGTGTCCCCACAAAAGAGGAAACCTGAAG GGCAAAACACGTGA